One genomic segment of Pempheris klunzingeri isolate RE-2024b chromosome 21, fPemKlu1.hap1, whole genome shotgun sequence includes these proteins:
- the apodb gene encoding apolipoprotein Db: MSAVCLLLLLLPVVSAQTYHWGPCPVPKVQPSFDLQKYLGRWYEIEKLPASFERGKCIEANYAVRKDGTIQVLNSQFYKDKVRTAEGTAVVQDPREPAMLGVSFSYFTPYSPYWILTTDYTSLSVVYSCTDILRIFHVDYAWILGRSRFLPPETVRYAKELMIREGIDLFRMKATDQTGCKDN, from the exons atgtctgccgtctgcctcctcctcctgctgctccctgTGGTGTCAGCTCAGACCTACCACTGGGGTCCCTGTCCCGTCCCAAAGGTGCAGCCCAGCTTCGACCTCCAGAAG TATTTAGGTCGGTGGTATGAGATCGAGAAGCTCCCTGCCTCCTTCGAAAGGGGGAAGTGCATCGAGGCCAATTACGCCGTCAGGAAGGACGGCACCATCCAGGTGCTCAACTCTCAGTTCTA taaaGACAAGGTGAGGACAGCAGAGGGGACAGCGGTGGTCCAAGACCCGAGAGAGCCGGCCATGCTCGGAGTCAGCTTCTCGTACT TCACTCCCTACAGCCCCTACTGGATCCTGACCACCGACTACACCAGCCTGTCCGTCGTGTACTCTTGCACGGACATCCTGCGCATTTTCCACGTGGACTACGCCTGGATCCTCGGCCGGTCGCGCTTCCTGCCCCCAGAGACGGTGCGCTACGCCAAAGAGCTGATGATCAGGGAAGGAATCGACCTGTTCAGGATGAAGGCCACGGATCAGACGGGCTGCAAGGATAACTAG
- the otos gene encoding otospiralin — protein MKLLLWLSVLLCLLACQLSEARVIPEGVPYDEPPAVPYWPYSTSDFWNYIEYFRSIGAYNHINEMARAFFAHQHLGDTLGYETNAGHEH, from the exons atgaagctgctgctgtggctcagtgtcCTCCTCTGCCTTTTGGCCTGTCAGCTTAGTG AGGCCAGAGTCATCCCCGAAGGAG tgccATATGATGAACCACCAGCTGTCCCCTACTGGCCCTACTCCACCTCTGACTTCTGGAACTACATCGAGTACTTCAGATCCATCGGCGCCTACAACCACATCAACGAGATGGCCCGTGCCTTCTTCGCCCACCAGCACCTGGGAGACACCCTGGGATACGAGACCAATGCTGGGCATGAACACTGA
- the cops9 gene encoding COP9 signalosome complex subunit 9 — protein MKPAVDEMFPEGAGPYVDLDEAGGSSGLLMDLAANEKAVHSDFFNDFEDLFDDDDLQ, from the exons atgaaacccGCGGTGGACGAGATGTTTCCTGAAGGAGCCGGACCGTACGTGGACCTGGACGAG GCAGGAGGCAGCAGCGGCCTGCTGATGGATCTGGCAGCCAATGAAAAAGCAGTGCACTCCGATTTCTTTAACG ACTTTGAGGATCTGTTCGATGACGATGACCTGCAGTGA
- the and1 gene encoding actinodin1 — protein MAGRRRTSFSGVFVTTLLAVMLLPVGESIQERATAAELHRRLIRNRRNISWYKQHSDFWGWYKYFTDNGNQEAVQEMDRIYLAYLQNKNRAEGRRSYKAYLRHLGEIYKSCADSDDPNCVASSTSRPKPKPEPPKPAPVKTCDPTKDPYCLYAALVQGKSPYLPLVLPVLPAATPAPAPVKAPAPLYVRSAAPAKDPQSGYYYYAPSAVPFLTKEQKAELLRICSSDDVECLQYHLRAANGYAPSAGPLPSYAHLGCDPKKDPTCKPKLVQKAPSGLYLQYPNCDPLRDPLCAYAASLVAPRAPNPPVPAGPGSCNPLFEEGCNPLSATRFASPPEAYANEDKDEAAAIRAAPPPAEQNNDPYAMFRDAYANANANRYPFSQPNYEEPPREERHPLGPPGKTKEGYDCFIGYDRECFPVKPNEPRSGVHRRIPYPAEAYEPHLNPDGTRIGVMEPDNPHCDPEHDPDCRLRRYEPEQTHAEAQPAEEDHNQGAAESETEQDPYEAEPYQSGQEEPHMSYQPLSQGMPSLQDILRRYGDQYPEQGDHRAYADDYRKK, from the exons ATGGCTGGAAGGAGGAGAACCAGCTTCTCCGGTGTGTTTGTCACCACTCTGCtggctgtgatgctgctgcctG TGGGAGAAAGTATCCAGGAGAGGGCGACTGCTGCAGAGTTGCACAGGAGGCTGATCCGCAACCGCAGGAAcatcagctggtacaaacagcACTCCGACTTCTGGGGCTGGTACAAGTACTTCACTGACAACGGCAACCAGGAAGCA gtcCAGGAGATGGATCGCATCTATTTGGCCTACCTCCAGAACAAGAACCGCGCTGAGGGACGTCGCTCCTACAAGGCCTACTTGCGCCACCTGGGGGAGATCTACAAGTCCTGTGCCGATTCTGATGACCCCAACTGCGTggcttcctccacctccaggcCCAAACCAAAGCCAGAGCCCCCCAAGCCTGCCCCAGTGAAAACCTGCGACCCCACCAAGGACCCCTACTGCCTGTATGCTGCTTTGGTCCAGGGCAAGAGTCCATACCTGCCTTTGGTTCTCCCAGTGCTCCCAGCTGCCACCCCTGCACCAGCACCAGTGAAGGCCCCAGCCCCTCTTTACGTACGCTCTGCTGCTCCAGCCAAGGACCCGCAGTCTGGGTATTACTACTATGCTCCATCCGCAGTGCCTTTCCTTACCAAG GAGCAGAAAGCCGAGCTGCTGCGTATCTGCTCTTCAGATGACGTAGAGTGTCTGCAGTACCACCTGAGAGCAGCCAACGGGTATGCACCCTCTGCTGGACCTCTGCCCTCCTACGCCCACCTCGGCTGTGACCCCAAGAAAGATCCTACCTGCAAACCCAAACTGGTGCAGAAAGCCCCGTCTGGTCTCTACCTGCAGTACCCCAACTGTGATCCACTGCGGGATCCCCTCTGTGCCTACGCTGCCTCCCTCGTG GCGCCCCGTGCCCCTAACCCCCCTGTCCCCGCTGGCCCTGGATCCTGCAACCCTCTTTTTGAAGAAGGCTGCAACCCTCTTTCCGCCACCAGATTTGCCTCTCCACCTGAGGCATACGCAAATGAGGACAAAGATGAAGCTGCTGCCATTCGCGCCGCCCCTCCTCCTGCGGAGCAGAACAACGACCCCTATGCTATGTTCAGGGATGCTTATGccaatgctaatgctaacaga TACCCTTTTTCTCAGCCTAATTATGAAGAGCCTCCCCGGGAGGAGCGCCATCCTCTGGGCCCCCCAGGTAAAACCAAGGAGGGCTATGACTGCTTCATTGGCTACGATCGTGAATGTTTCCCCGTGAAGCCCAACGAGCCTCGCTCCGGAGTTCACCGCCGTATCCCCTATCCTGCTGAAGCCTACGAGCCCCACCTGAACCCTGACGGTACCCGAATCGGGGTCATGGAGCCTGACAACCCACACTGCGACCCTGAACACGACCCCGACTGCCGTCTCCGCCGCTACGAACCCGAGCAGACCCACGCTGAGGCCCAGCCTGCTGAGGAGGACCACAACCAGGGGGCAGCAGAGAGCGAGACGGAACAGGACCCGTACGAGGCGGAGCCCTACCAGAGCGGCCAGGAGGAACCTCACATGTCCTACCAGCCCCTCTCACAGGGCATGCCCAGCCTCCAGGACATACTGAGACGCTACGGAGACCAGTACCCCGAGCAGGGTGACCACAGAGCTTATGCAGACGACTACCGCAAGAAATAA